A single region of the Mercenaria mercenaria strain notata chromosome 6, MADL_Memer_1, whole genome shotgun sequence genome encodes:
- the LOC128558145 gene encoding uncharacterized Nudix hydrolase NudL-like, whose protein sequence is MEPIQERSVEDINTIFKRFDIRFNPEKYKLHYPEGMFRKASVLIPLCFKNGEYHLILTLRSENLTHHAGYVAFPGGMCDETDKDEIATALREAEEEIGLNPKDVEIIGVFSPGIVKPNSIVYPVIGIVSSDFKPVINENEVSLVFELPLRRFLSTERRRISIFRSSIFATYHVHHFIDHVNGTEVDTWGFTASFCIMTALGIYQTDQSFCFYEDFITNKDTLFEPVPTRHIIEQTNKLTSKL, encoded by the coding sequence ATGGAGCCGATACAAGAGAGAAGTGTGGAGGATATTAATACAATATTCAAACGATTTGATATAAGGTTCAATCCAGAGAAATACAAACTGCATTATCCAGAGGGTATGTTTCGCAAAGCAAGTGTTTTAATACCGTTGTGTTTCAAAAATGGAGAGTATCATTTGATTCTTACTTTACGTTCTGAGAATCTTACACACCATGCAGGATATGTCGCTTTTCCAGGAGGTATGTGTGATGAGACTGATAAAGACGAGATAGCTACTGCTCTTAGAGAAGCAGAAGAAGAGATTGGACTAAATCCTAAAGACGTTGAAATTATTGGTGTGTTTTCTCCAGGCATTGTAAAACCGAACTCTATAGTTTATCCAGTAATTGGAATTGTTTCAAGCGATTTTAAGCCGGTCATTAATGAGAATGAAGTTTCACTGGTGTTTGAGTTGCCATTGAGAAGGTTCCTGTCAACAGAAAGGAGAAGGATTTCTATATTCCGATCATCTATATTCGCCACTTACCATGTTCACCATTTTATTGACCATGTGAATGGTACAGAAGTAGATACATGGGGATTTACGGCGAGTTTTTGTATAATGACAGCTTTAGGAATATACCAGACGGATCAGTCTTTCTGTTTCTATGAAGACTTTATTACAAACAAGGACACACTTTTTGAACCTGTACCCACAAGGCATATTATTGAGCAAACGAATAAATTAACATCCAAATTATAA